The proteins below come from a single Pleuronectes platessa chromosome 1, fPlePla1.1, whole genome shotgun sequence genomic window:
- the ttc17 gene encoding tetratricopeptide repeat protein 17 isoform X1: protein MADLGKICPEPSPCRLSCPRRASCRGRLLVLLCLLIVDSGGATTHWVVTEDGKIQQQVDSPLNLKHPHDVVIFMRQETRVNYLKKLEKQLVAQKIHIEENEDRDTGLEQRHYKEDADCVLAKVPLGDLDLYDGTYISLESKDISPEDYVQPRSALPPDLEKPDCAKVFELPYSIHAFQHLRGVQERANLTSPLLSKEDPIYIALSHMLGRSVDEVGHRIHQGLVRNSSSWVLYNMASFYWRMRNEPQRAVDCVVRALHFSPREHKDVALVNMANILHRAHFSADAAILAHAALDLTSDLFTSHYTLGNIYAMLGEYNHSVLCYEQALQAHPGFEQALRRKHAVLCQQKLEQRLEAQHRSLQRTLNELKEYQKQHDHYLRQQEALDKHKLLQEEQILHNIIHETQMAKEAQLGNHQMCQLGQQQRSLYCPFDLPVRYHRGDLFENVHYVQFGEEVSVASSVALVSERNSNQTAASPQLHPSVSGDQDPAAALWGSRQDYTQDIQRMLWPQRTDCAHEYPSVPPAHLLPTFFLPPETQALSPVASLLYGKSSPPQTVALPDCGPNPQPYPALLPASLDWPLEEKELPDPFASQILQLRSGGWTLEQIGSRVAEVMKQATIPRWQVHNEAALFWRAKGNGSRALQCLRQVLSSAPPPHRHLPLTNAANLLLHHGLTTHAQTLLEQALALNQSEPHTLLSLVSVHLAQGNVTGALALFRHTLVTALSSSSSFSSLAGCEQCRTSLPLLRCLQFYPFLYNLSHRQPCPQGAACLAEEELGIQLEEWEEEKQDAPAMSAMEDSLLFEKVILDSNGSGETAGQLRTSPSVSGANKMATPFGGGAVEGEEEWQLKEDLMGAFEGALDVGGKRGDLRGIRVLKNDRVMGTRAGGGPCFGNCEDDEGAEWITFQVKRVRKAKVDGTEGVAGSDDGQNMESLPGGHSVLEISGPTIPSPGPSGRWRDYTSLGWPGPEECQRTRRVDLTTVASTWLAVSAKNIDITEHIDFATPLQEPAAEPLCNANLAASMHTLDHLAGVANRAAIHYTGESQLREVLQNLGKDKFSPQSFEQVGTRIAKVLEKNQTSWVLSSMAALYWRVKGQGKRAIDCLRQALNYAPHHMKDVPLISLANIFQNARLWDDALTVARMAVEIAPHFVVNHFTLANVYIAMEEFEKAMRWYESTLKLQPEFAPAKDRLRTIQCYLLTKRERRQP, encoded by the exons ATGGCGGACCTCGGGAAAATCTGTCCCGAGCCTTCGCCCTGTCGCCTCAGCTGTCCGAGGAGAGCGTCGTGTCGGGGGaggctcctcgtcctcctctgccTGCTCATAGTGGACTCCGGCGGGGCCACGACGCACTGGGTCGTCACGGAGGACGGCAAAATCCAACAGCAG GTTGACTCGCCTCTGAATCTGAAGCATCCACACGACGTGGTGATCTTCATGAGGCAGGAGACTCGTGTGAACTACCTGAAGAAGCTGGAG AAGCAGCTTGTGGCACAGAAAATTCACATTGAGGAGaatgaggacagagacacagggctGGAGCAGAGACACTACAAAGAAGATGCTGACTGCGTCCTGGCTAAGGTTCCCCTGGGAGACCTGGACCTGTACGATGGAACTTATATCTCACTGGAGAGCAAAGACATCAG TCCTGAAGACTATGTACAGCCGCGGTCAGCTCTGCCTCCAGATCTAGAAAAGCCTGACTGCGCAAAAGTGTTTGAACTACCTTATAGTATCCATGCTTTCCAGCATCTCAGG GGTGTGCAGGAAAGAGCAAACTTGACCTCCCCACTTCTTTCAAAGGAGGACCCCATTTATATTGCACTGTCTCATATGCTGGGCCGCAGTGTTGATGAGGTGGGCCACCGCATCCACCAAGGTCTAGTGAGG AATTCCTCCTCCTGGGTTTTATACAACATGGCGTCATTTTACTGGCGTATGAGGAACGAGCCTCAGAGAGCAGTGGACTGTGTGGTGCGCGCTCTGCATTTCTCCCCAAG GGAGCACAAGGATGTAGCCTTGGTCAACATGGCCAACATCCTGCACCGTGCCCATTTCTCAGCAGATGCTGCTATTCTCGCGCATGCTGCCCTCGATCTCACATCAGACCTCTTCACCAGCCACTACACCCTGGGCAACATTTATGCT ATGCTCGGGGAATACAACCACTCAGTGCTGTGTTACGAGCAGGCACTGCAGGCCCACCCGGGCTTCGAGCAGGCCCTGAGAAGGAAGCATGCTGTGCTCTGTCAGCAGAAGCTGGAGCAGCGCCTGGAAGCCCAGCACAG GTCCCTGCAGCGAACGCTGAATGAGCTGAAGGAGTACCAGAAGCAGCACGACCACTACCTCCGCCAGCAGGAGGCACTGGacaaacacaagctgctgcaggaagagcAGATCCTGCACAACATTATCCACGAGACCCAGATGGCCAAGGAAGCCCAACTTG GGAACCATCAGATGTGTCAGCTGGGTCAGCAGCAGCGCAGCCTCTACTGCCCCTTTGACCTGCCTGTGCGCTATCACCGGGGTGATCTGTTCGAAAACGTCCACTATGTCCAG TTTGGAGAGGAGGTGTCAGTGGCCTCCAGCGTCGCGCTCGTGTCAGAGCGGAACTCAAATCAGACAGCAGCCAGTCCACAGcttcatccctctgtctctggagACCAAGATCCTGCCGCTGCCCTGTGGGGCAGCCGTCAGGATTACACACAG GACATTCAGAGGATGTTGTGGCCTCAGAGGACTGACTGTGCTCATGAGTACCCAAGTGTCCCCCCCGCTCACCTGCTCCCGACCTTTTTCCTTCCACCTGAAACTCAGGCCCTCAG CCCAGTGGCATCACTACTCTATGGGAAGAGCAGTCCTCCTCAGACTGTAGCTCTGCCGGACTGTGGTCCCAACCCTCAACCATATCCCGCCCTCCTGCCAGCATCACTAGACTGGCCGCTCGAAGAGAAGGAGCTGCCAGATCCCTTTGCCTCCCAG ATACTGCAGTTACGCAGTGGAGGATGGACGCTGGAGCAGATTGGCTCCAGAGTAGCTGAAGTAATGAAGCAG GCCACTATACCCCGCTGGCAGGTCCACAATGAGGCAGCTCTTTTCTGGCGGGCTAAAGGCAATGGCAGCCGTGCCCTCCAGTGCCTGCGCCAAGTGTTGAGCTCAGCTCCGCCTCCCCACCGCCACTTGCCCCTCACCAACGCTGCtaacctgctgctgcaccacGGCTTGACCACCCACGCACAAACACTACTGGAGCAAGCATTGGCACTTAATCAATCAGAG ccTCACACTCTGCTCAGCCTGGTGAGCGTGCACTTGGCCCAGGGCAATGTGACAGGTGCTCTGGCCTTGTTCCGCCACACTCTGGTGACggccctgtcctcctcctcttccttctcatcCTTAGCCGGCTGTGAGCAGTGTCGCACCAGCCTGCCGCTGCTGCGCTGTCTGCAGTTTTACCCCTTCCTTTACAATCTCTCACACCGGCAGCCCTGCCCAC AGGGCGCTGCCTGCTTGGCTGAGGAGGAACTTGGGATACAGCTGGAGGAAtgggaggaagagaagcaggacGCTCCGGCCATGTCTGCAATGGAGGACTCCTTACTCTTTGAGA AGGTTATCCTGGACAGTAATGGCTCGGGTGAAACAGCTGGACAGCTCCGGACTTCTCCTTCTGTCTCAGGAGCGAATAAAATGGCCACCCCGTTTGGAGGAGGCGCAGTGGAAGGCGAGGAGGAGTGGCAGCTGAAGGAGGACCTGATGGGAGCGTTTGAGGGAGCGCTGGATGTCGGAGGCAAACGAGGGGACCTGCGAGGAATCCGGGTGCTAAAGAATGACCGAGTCATGGGTACCCGGGCCGGTGGTGGGCCCTGCTTTGGGAACTGTGAAGACGACGAGGGAGCAGAGTGG ATCACCTTCCAGGTGAAGCGGGTCAGGAAGGCTAAGGTTGATGGGACAGAGGGTGTTGCCGGCTCTGATGACGGCCAGAACATGGAGTCTCTGCCTGGAGGACACTCTGTCCTGGAGATCAGCGGGCCAACAATACCATCGCCCGGCCCTTCAG gTCGATGGAGGGACTACACAAGTCTTGGCTGGCCGGGACCAGAGGAGTGCCAGCGGACACGCAGGGTAGACCTCACCACTGTAGCTAGCACCTGGTTGGCTGTTTCTGCCAAGAACATCGA cATCACAGAGCACATAGACTTTGCCACTCCGCTCCAGGAGCCAGCAGCTGAACCTTTATGCAACGCCAACCTCGCCGCCAGCATGCACACCCTCGACCACCTGGCCGGGGTGGCCAATCGAGCCGCCATACACTACACCGGGGAAAGTCAACTGCGTGAG GTCCTGCAGAACCTCGGCAAAGATAAGTTCTCCCCTCAGTCCTTTGAGCAGGTGGGAACACGTATCGCTAAAGTGCTGGAGAAG AACCAGACATCATGGGTTTTATCCAGCATGGCTGCTCTGTACTGGAGGGTGAAAGGTCAAGGCAAGAGAGCTATCGACTGTCTACGTCAGGCTCTCAACTACGCCCCCCATCACATGAAG GATGTGCCCCTCATCAGCTTGGCCAACATCTTCCAGAACGCTCGGCTGTGGGACGACGCCCTGACGGTCGCCCGCATGGCCGTAGAGATCGCCCCACACTTTGTGGTGAACCACTTCACCCTCGCCAACGTCTATATAGCAATG GAGGAGTTTGAGAAAGCCATGCGCTGGTACGAGTCcaccctgaagctgcagccgGAGTTCGCCCCCGCCAAAGATCGACTCAGAACCATCCAGTGTTACCTGCTCACCAAGAGGGAACGCCGTCAGCCCTAA
- the ttc17 gene encoding tetratricopeptide repeat protein 17 isoform X2, producing MADLGKICPEPSPCRLSCPRRASCRGRLLVLLCLLIVDSGGATTHWVVTEDGKIQQQVDSPLNLKHPHDVVIFMRQETRVNYLKKLEKQLVAQKIHIEENEDRDTGLEQRHYKEDADCVLAKVPLGDLDLYDGTYISLESKDISPEDYVQPRSALPPDLEKPDCAKVFELPYSIHAFQHLRGVQERANLTSPLLSKEDPIYIALSHMLGRSVDEVGHRIHQGLVRNSSSWVLYNMASFYWRMRNEPQRAVDCVVRALHFSPREHKDVALVNMANILHRAHFSADAAILAHAALDLTSDLFTSHYTLGNIYAMLGEYNHSVLCYEQALQAHPGFEQALRRKHAVLCQQKLEQRLEAQHRSLQRTLNELKEYQKQHDHYLRQQEALDKHKLLQEEQILHNIIHETQMAKEAQLGNHQMCQLGQQQRSLYCPFDLPVRYHRGDLFENVHYVQFGEEVSVASSVALVSERNSNQTAASPQLHPSVSGDQDPAAALWGSRQDYTQRMLWPQRTDCAHEYPSVPPAHLLPTFFLPPETQALSPVASLLYGKSSPPQTVALPDCGPNPQPYPALLPASLDWPLEEKELPDPFASQILQLRSGGWTLEQIGSRVAEVMKQATIPRWQVHNEAALFWRAKGNGSRALQCLRQVLSSAPPPHRHLPLTNAANLLLHHGLTTHAQTLLEQALALNQSEPHTLLSLVSVHLAQGNVTGALALFRHTLVTALSSSSSFSSLAGCEQCRTSLPLLRCLQFYPFLYNLSHRQPCPQGAACLAEEELGIQLEEWEEEKQDAPAMSAMEDSLLFEKVILDSNGSGETAGQLRTSPSVSGANKMATPFGGGAVEGEEEWQLKEDLMGAFEGALDVGGKRGDLRGIRVLKNDRVMGTRAGGGPCFGNCEDDEGAEWITFQVKRVRKAKVDGTEGVAGSDDGQNMESLPGGHSVLEISGPTIPSPGPSGRWRDYTSLGWPGPEECQRTRRVDLTTVASTWLAVSAKNIDITEHIDFATPLQEPAAEPLCNANLAASMHTLDHLAGVANRAAIHYTGESQLREVLQNLGKDKFSPQSFEQVGTRIAKVLEKNQTSWVLSSMAALYWRVKGQGKRAIDCLRQALNYAPHHMKDVPLISLANIFQNARLWDDALTVARMAVEIAPHFVVNHFTLANVYIAMEEFEKAMRWYESTLKLQPEFAPAKDRLRTIQCYLLTKRERRQP from the exons ATGGCGGACCTCGGGAAAATCTGTCCCGAGCCTTCGCCCTGTCGCCTCAGCTGTCCGAGGAGAGCGTCGTGTCGGGGGaggctcctcgtcctcctctgccTGCTCATAGTGGACTCCGGCGGGGCCACGACGCACTGGGTCGTCACGGAGGACGGCAAAATCCAACAGCAG GTTGACTCGCCTCTGAATCTGAAGCATCCACACGACGTGGTGATCTTCATGAGGCAGGAGACTCGTGTGAACTACCTGAAGAAGCTGGAG AAGCAGCTTGTGGCACAGAAAATTCACATTGAGGAGaatgaggacagagacacagggctGGAGCAGAGACACTACAAAGAAGATGCTGACTGCGTCCTGGCTAAGGTTCCCCTGGGAGACCTGGACCTGTACGATGGAACTTATATCTCACTGGAGAGCAAAGACATCAG TCCTGAAGACTATGTACAGCCGCGGTCAGCTCTGCCTCCAGATCTAGAAAAGCCTGACTGCGCAAAAGTGTTTGAACTACCTTATAGTATCCATGCTTTCCAGCATCTCAGG GGTGTGCAGGAAAGAGCAAACTTGACCTCCCCACTTCTTTCAAAGGAGGACCCCATTTATATTGCACTGTCTCATATGCTGGGCCGCAGTGTTGATGAGGTGGGCCACCGCATCCACCAAGGTCTAGTGAGG AATTCCTCCTCCTGGGTTTTATACAACATGGCGTCATTTTACTGGCGTATGAGGAACGAGCCTCAGAGAGCAGTGGACTGTGTGGTGCGCGCTCTGCATTTCTCCCCAAG GGAGCACAAGGATGTAGCCTTGGTCAACATGGCCAACATCCTGCACCGTGCCCATTTCTCAGCAGATGCTGCTATTCTCGCGCATGCTGCCCTCGATCTCACATCAGACCTCTTCACCAGCCACTACACCCTGGGCAACATTTATGCT ATGCTCGGGGAATACAACCACTCAGTGCTGTGTTACGAGCAGGCACTGCAGGCCCACCCGGGCTTCGAGCAGGCCCTGAGAAGGAAGCATGCTGTGCTCTGTCAGCAGAAGCTGGAGCAGCGCCTGGAAGCCCAGCACAG GTCCCTGCAGCGAACGCTGAATGAGCTGAAGGAGTACCAGAAGCAGCACGACCACTACCTCCGCCAGCAGGAGGCACTGGacaaacacaagctgctgcaggaagagcAGATCCTGCACAACATTATCCACGAGACCCAGATGGCCAAGGAAGCCCAACTTG GGAACCATCAGATGTGTCAGCTGGGTCAGCAGCAGCGCAGCCTCTACTGCCCCTTTGACCTGCCTGTGCGCTATCACCGGGGTGATCTGTTCGAAAACGTCCACTATGTCCAG TTTGGAGAGGAGGTGTCAGTGGCCTCCAGCGTCGCGCTCGTGTCAGAGCGGAACTCAAATCAGACAGCAGCCAGTCCACAGcttcatccctctgtctctggagACCAAGATCCTGCCGCTGCCCTGTGGGGCAGCCGTCAGGATTACACACAG AGGATGTTGTGGCCTCAGAGGACTGACTGTGCTCATGAGTACCCAAGTGTCCCCCCCGCTCACCTGCTCCCGACCTTTTTCCTTCCACCTGAAACTCAGGCCCTCAG CCCAGTGGCATCACTACTCTATGGGAAGAGCAGTCCTCCTCAGACTGTAGCTCTGCCGGACTGTGGTCCCAACCCTCAACCATATCCCGCCCTCCTGCCAGCATCACTAGACTGGCCGCTCGAAGAGAAGGAGCTGCCAGATCCCTTTGCCTCCCAG ATACTGCAGTTACGCAGTGGAGGATGGACGCTGGAGCAGATTGGCTCCAGAGTAGCTGAAGTAATGAAGCAG GCCACTATACCCCGCTGGCAGGTCCACAATGAGGCAGCTCTTTTCTGGCGGGCTAAAGGCAATGGCAGCCGTGCCCTCCAGTGCCTGCGCCAAGTGTTGAGCTCAGCTCCGCCTCCCCACCGCCACTTGCCCCTCACCAACGCTGCtaacctgctgctgcaccacGGCTTGACCACCCACGCACAAACACTACTGGAGCAAGCATTGGCACTTAATCAATCAGAG ccTCACACTCTGCTCAGCCTGGTGAGCGTGCACTTGGCCCAGGGCAATGTGACAGGTGCTCTGGCCTTGTTCCGCCACACTCTGGTGACggccctgtcctcctcctcttccttctcatcCTTAGCCGGCTGTGAGCAGTGTCGCACCAGCCTGCCGCTGCTGCGCTGTCTGCAGTTTTACCCCTTCCTTTACAATCTCTCACACCGGCAGCCCTGCCCAC AGGGCGCTGCCTGCTTGGCTGAGGAGGAACTTGGGATACAGCTGGAGGAAtgggaggaagagaagcaggacGCTCCGGCCATGTCTGCAATGGAGGACTCCTTACTCTTTGAGA AGGTTATCCTGGACAGTAATGGCTCGGGTGAAACAGCTGGACAGCTCCGGACTTCTCCTTCTGTCTCAGGAGCGAATAAAATGGCCACCCCGTTTGGAGGAGGCGCAGTGGAAGGCGAGGAGGAGTGGCAGCTGAAGGAGGACCTGATGGGAGCGTTTGAGGGAGCGCTGGATGTCGGAGGCAAACGAGGGGACCTGCGAGGAATCCGGGTGCTAAAGAATGACCGAGTCATGGGTACCCGGGCCGGTGGTGGGCCCTGCTTTGGGAACTGTGAAGACGACGAGGGAGCAGAGTGG ATCACCTTCCAGGTGAAGCGGGTCAGGAAGGCTAAGGTTGATGGGACAGAGGGTGTTGCCGGCTCTGATGACGGCCAGAACATGGAGTCTCTGCCTGGAGGACACTCTGTCCTGGAGATCAGCGGGCCAACAATACCATCGCCCGGCCCTTCAG gTCGATGGAGGGACTACACAAGTCTTGGCTGGCCGGGACCAGAGGAGTGCCAGCGGACACGCAGGGTAGACCTCACCACTGTAGCTAGCACCTGGTTGGCTGTTTCTGCCAAGAACATCGA cATCACAGAGCACATAGACTTTGCCACTCCGCTCCAGGAGCCAGCAGCTGAACCTTTATGCAACGCCAACCTCGCCGCCAGCATGCACACCCTCGACCACCTGGCCGGGGTGGCCAATCGAGCCGCCATACACTACACCGGGGAAAGTCAACTGCGTGAG GTCCTGCAGAACCTCGGCAAAGATAAGTTCTCCCCTCAGTCCTTTGAGCAGGTGGGAACACGTATCGCTAAAGTGCTGGAGAAG AACCAGACATCATGGGTTTTATCCAGCATGGCTGCTCTGTACTGGAGGGTGAAAGGTCAAGGCAAGAGAGCTATCGACTGTCTACGTCAGGCTCTCAACTACGCCCCCCATCACATGAAG GATGTGCCCCTCATCAGCTTGGCCAACATCTTCCAGAACGCTCGGCTGTGGGACGACGCCCTGACGGTCGCCCGCATGGCCGTAGAGATCGCCCCACACTTTGTGGTGAACCACTTCACCCTCGCCAACGTCTATATAGCAATG GAGGAGTTTGAGAAAGCCATGCGCTGGTACGAGTCcaccctgaagctgcagccgGAGTTCGCCCCCGCCAAAGATCGACTCAGAACCATCCAGTGTTACCTGCTCACCAAGAGGGAACGCCGTCAGCCCTAA
- the ttc17 gene encoding tetratricopeptide repeat protein 17 isoform X3, translated as MSVGSSCQDAASFISEVDSPLNLKHPHDVVIFMRQETRVNYLKKLEKQLVAQKIHIEENEDRDTGLEQRHYKEDADCVLAKVPLGDLDLYDGTYISLESKDISPEDYVQPRSALPPDLEKPDCAKVFELPYSIHAFQHLRGVQERANLTSPLLSKEDPIYIALSHMLGRSVDEVGHRIHQGLVRNSSSWVLYNMASFYWRMRNEPQRAVDCVVRALHFSPREHKDVALVNMANILHRAHFSADAAILAHAALDLTSDLFTSHYTLGNIYAMLGEYNHSVLCYEQALQAHPGFEQALRRKHAVLCQQKLEQRLEAQHRSLQRTLNELKEYQKQHDHYLRQQEALDKHKLLQEEQILHNIIHETQMAKEAQLGNHQMCQLGQQQRSLYCPFDLPVRYHRGDLFENVHYVQFGEEVSVASSVALVSERNSNQTAASPQLHPSVSGDQDPAAALWGSRQDYTQDIQRMLWPQRTDCAHEYPSVPPAHLLPTFFLPPETQALSPVASLLYGKSSPPQTVALPDCGPNPQPYPALLPASLDWPLEEKELPDPFASQILQLRSGGWTLEQIGSRVAEVMKQATIPRWQVHNEAALFWRAKGNGSRALQCLRQVLSSAPPPHRHLPLTNAANLLLHHGLTTHAQTLLEQALALNQSEPHTLLSLVSVHLAQGNVTGALALFRHTLVTALSSSSSFSSLAGCEQCRTSLPLLRCLQFYPFLYNLSHRQPCPQGAACLAEEELGIQLEEWEEEKQDAPAMSAMEDSLLFEKVILDSNGSGETAGQLRTSPSVSGANKMATPFGGGAVEGEEEWQLKEDLMGAFEGALDVGGKRGDLRGIRVLKNDRVMGTRAGGGPCFGNCEDDEGAEWITFQVKRVRKAKVDGTEGVAGSDDGQNMESLPGGHSVLEISGPTIPSPGPSGRWRDYTSLGWPGPEECQRTRRVDLTTVASTWLAVSAKNIDITEHIDFATPLQEPAAEPLCNANLAASMHTLDHLAGVANRAAIHYTGESQLREVLQNLGKDKFSPQSFEQVGTRIAKVLEKNQTSWVLSSMAALYWRVKGQGKRAIDCLRQALNYAPHHMKDVPLISLANIFQNARLWDDALTVARMAVEIAPHFVVNHFTLANVYIAMEEFEKAMRWYESTLKLQPEFAPAKDRLRTIQCYLLTKRERRQP; from the exons ATGTCAGTCGGCAGCAGCTGTCAGGACGCTGCCTCCTTCATTTCAGAG GTTGACTCGCCTCTGAATCTGAAGCATCCACACGACGTGGTGATCTTCATGAGGCAGGAGACTCGTGTGAACTACCTGAAGAAGCTGGAG AAGCAGCTTGTGGCACAGAAAATTCACATTGAGGAGaatgaggacagagacacagggctGGAGCAGAGACACTACAAAGAAGATGCTGACTGCGTCCTGGCTAAGGTTCCCCTGGGAGACCTGGACCTGTACGATGGAACTTATATCTCACTGGAGAGCAAAGACATCAG TCCTGAAGACTATGTACAGCCGCGGTCAGCTCTGCCTCCAGATCTAGAAAAGCCTGACTGCGCAAAAGTGTTTGAACTACCTTATAGTATCCATGCTTTCCAGCATCTCAGG GGTGTGCAGGAAAGAGCAAACTTGACCTCCCCACTTCTTTCAAAGGAGGACCCCATTTATATTGCACTGTCTCATATGCTGGGCCGCAGTGTTGATGAGGTGGGCCACCGCATCCACCAAGGTCTAGTGAGG AATTCCTCCTCCTGGGTTTTATACAACATGGCGTCATTTTACTGGCGTATGAGGAACGAGCCTCAGAGAGCAGTGGACTGTGTGGTGCGCGCTCTGCATTTCTCCCCAAG GGAGCACAAGGATGTAGCCTTGGTCAACATGGCCAACATCCTGCACCGTGCCCATTTCTCAGCAGATGCTGCTATTCTCGCGCATGCTGCCCTCGATCTCACATCAGACCTCTTCACCAGCCACTACACCCTGGGCAACATTTATGCT ATGCTCGGGGAATACAACCACTCAGTGCTGTGTTACGAGCAGGCACTGCAGGCCCACCCGGGCTTCGAGCAGGCCCTGAGAAGGAAGCATGCTGTGCTCTGTCAGCAGAAGCTGGAGCAGCGCCTGGAAGCCCAGCACAG GTCCCTGCAGCGAACGCTGAATGAGCTGAAGGAGTACCAGAAGCAGCACGACCACTACCTCCGCCAGCAGGAGGCACTGGacaaacacaagctgctgcaggaagagcAGATCCTGCACAACATTATCCACGAGACCCAGATGGCCAAGGAAGCCCAACTTG GGAACCATCAGATGTGTCAGCTGGGTCAGCAGCAGCGCAGCCTCTACTGCCCCTTTGACCTGCCTGTGCGCTATCACCGGGGTGATCTGTTCGAAAACGTCCACTATGTCCAG TTTGGAGAGGAGGTGTCAGTGGCCTCCAGCGTCGCGCTCGTGTCAGAGCGGAACTCAAATCAGACAGCAGCCAGTCCACAGcttcatccctctgtctctggagACCAAGATCCTGCCGCTGCCCTGTGGGGCAGCCGTCAGGATTACACACAG GACATTCAGAGGATGTTGTGGCCTCAGAGGACTGACTGTGCTCATGAGTACCCAAGTGTCCCCCCCGCTCACCTGCTCCCGACCTTTTTCCTTCCACCTGAAACTCAGGCCCTCAG CCCAGTGGCATCACTACTCTATGGGAAGAGCAGTCCTCCTCAGACTGTAGCTCTGCCGGACTGTGGTCCCAACCCTCAACCATATCCCGCCCTCCTGCCAGCATCACTAGACTGGCCGCTCGAAGAGAAGGAGCTGCCAGATCCCTTTGCCTCCCAG ATACTGCAGTTACGCAGTGGAGGATGGACGCTGGAGCAGATTGGCTCCAGAGTAGCTGAAGTAATGAAGCAG GCCACTATACCCCGCTGGCAGGTCCACAATGAGGCAGCTCTTTTCTGGCGGGCTAAAGGCAATGGCAGCCGTGCCCTCCAGTGCCTGCGCCAAGTGTTGAGCTCAGCTCCGCCTCCCCACCGCCACTTGCCCCTCACCAACGCTGCtaacctgctgctgcaccacGGCTTGACCACCCACGCACAAACACTACTGGAGCAAGCATTGGCACTTAATCAATCAGAG ccTCACACTCTGCTCAGCCTGGTGAGCGTGCACTTGGCCCAGGGCAATGTGACAGGTGCTCTGGCCTTGTTCCGCCACACTCTGGTGACggccctgtcctcctcctcttccttctcatcCTTAGCCGGCTGTGAGCAGTGTCGCACCAGCCTGCCGCTGCTGCGCTGTCTGCAGTTTTACCCCTTCCTTTACAATCTCTCACACCGGCAGCCCTGCCCAC AGGGCGCTGCCTGCTTGGCTGAGGAGGAACTTGGGATACAGCTGGAGGAAtgggaggaagagaagcaggacGCTCCGGCCATGTCTGCAATGGAGGACTCCTTACTCTTTGAGA AGGTTATCCTGGACAGTAATGGCTCGGGTGAAACAGCTGGACAGCTCCGGACTTCTCCTTCTGTCTCAGGAGCGAATAAAATGGCCACCCCGTTTGGAGGAGGCGCAGTGGAAGGCGAGGAGGAGTGGCAGCTGAAGGAGGACCTGATGGGAGCGTTTGAGGGAGCGCTGGATGTCGGAGGCAAACGAGGGGACCTGCGAGGAATCCGGGTGCTAAAGAATGACCGAGTCATGGGTACCCGGGCCGGTGGTGGGCCCTGCTTTGGGAACTGTGAAGACGACGAGGGAGCAGAGTGG ATCACCTTCCAGGTGAAGCGGGTCAGGAAGGCTAAGGTTGATGGGACAGAGGGTGTTGCCGGCTCTGATGACGGCCAGAACATGGAGTCTCTGCCTGGAGGACACTCTGTCCTGGAGATCAGCGGGCCAACAATACCATCGCCCGGCCCTTCAG gTCGATGGAGGGACTACACAAGTCTTGGCTGGCCGGGACCAGAGGAGTGCCAGCGGACACGCAGGGTAGACCTCACCACTGTAGCTAGCACCTGGTTGGCTGTTTCTGCCAAGAACATCGA cATCACAGAGCACATAGACTTTGCCACTCCGCTCCAGGAGCCAGCAGCTGAACCTTTATGCAACGCCAACCTCGCCGCCAGCATGCACACCCTCGACCACCTGGCCGGGGTGGCCAATCGAGCCGCCATACACTACACCGGGGAAAGTCAACTGCGTGAG GTCCTGCAGAACCTCGGCAAAGATAAGTTCTCCCCTCAGTCCTTTGAGCAGGTGGGAACACGTATCGCTAAAGTGCTGGAGAAG AACCAGACATCATGGGTTTTATCCAGCATGGCTGCTCTGTACTGGAGGGTGAAAGGTCAAGGCAAGAGAGCTATCGACTGTCTACGTCAGGCTCTCAACTACGCCCCCCATCACATGAAG GATGTGCCCCTCATCAGCTTGGCCAACATCTTCCAGAACGCTCGGCTGTGGGACGACGCCCTGACGGTCGCCCGCATGGCCGTAGAGATCGCCCCACACTTTGTGGTGAACCACTTCACCCTCGCCAACGTCTATATAGCAATG GAGGAGTTTGAGAAAGCCATGCGCTGGTACGAGTCcaccctgaagctgcagccgGAGTTCGCCCCCGCCAAAGATCGACTCAGAACCATCCAGTGTTACCTGCTCACCAAGAGGGAACGCCGTCAGCCCTAA